The following proteins are encoded in a genomic region of Candidatus Dormiibacterota bacterium:
- a CDS encoding CHAP domain-containing protein — QYLDTIKDHIQEQSSAIVQLKADLEKQKAEMEIAIKQQSDLSQALAIQQAEAAQILSVTRGEEGRYAQLASANNAKAEELKRQQAAIISSQFGRGSTAGSCGGGYPAKWCNAPQDSLVDDWGMYNRECVSYTAFKVASSGRYMPYWGGRGNAKQWPDNARAAGIPVDGNPRAGDVAASLSGPYGHVMYVERVNGNGTIDISQYNAENQGLYSTNTISASGLQFIHF; from the coding sequence AGCAGTATTTGGATACTATCAAGGATCACATTCAGGAACAGTCATCGGCTATCGTTCAGCTTAAGGCCGATCTGGAGAAACAGAAGGCCGAGATGGAAATTGCTATTAAACAGCAATCAGACCTTTCCCAGGCTTTAGCCATACAGCAGGCTGAAGCTGCTCAAATATTAAGCGTTACCCGCGGCGAAGAGGGCCGCTATGCACAGCTTGCCAGTGCTAATAATGCCAAAGCCGAGGAGTTAAAGCGGCAGCAGGCAGCAATTATATCCTCCCAATTCGGCAGGGGTTCGACAGCCGGCTCCTGCGGGGGCGGTTACCCGGCCAAGTGGTGTAACGCCCCGCAAGATAGCCTGGTGGACGATTGGGGGATGTACAACCGTGAGTGTGTCAGTTATACGGCTTTCAAGGTGGCCAGTTCCGGCCGGTATATGCCGTACTGGGGCGGCCGGGGCAATGCCAAGCAGTGGCCGGATAACGCTAGAGCAGCCGGTATCCCGGTAGATGGCAATCCGCGCGCCGGAGATGTGGCTGCTTCGCTTTCGGGGCCATACGGACACGTTATGTATGTTGAGCGCGTGAATGGTAACGGTACTATTGATATCAGCCAGTATAACGCTGAGAATCAAGGCCTATACAGCACAAATACCATTTCAGCCAGCGGCCTGCAGTTCATTCACTTTTAA
- a CDS encoding S41 family peptidase, whose product MPDNFQISKIAAIGATLLLVGVGFVFGQVSPSVVSVGTDTKSLNFASLQETYEILQRKYDGQLDPAKVLEGAKAGLVGSTGDPYTVYLNKEQAQALEDDLSGTLSGIGAEVGIKGGKLTIIAPLSGSPAEAAGLKPGDYVIKVDETDTAGLPLDEAVSKIRGPKDTKVMLKIIRGNGEPFDINITRQVINVSSVKSSLKNGNIGHIQLTRFADDSGEKVAEAARSLKAQGATKFILDMRNNPGGYLASSVDVSSQFLPAGKLIVEEKHGQKVRESLKSQKGGELIGVSLVVLINEGSASASEIVAGALQDHRAAKLIGEKTFGKGSVQEIIKIPGGELKITVARWYTPKGRNIDKEGIKPDIKVKQTQADFDASRDPQLERALQELK is encoded by the coding sequence TTGCCCGATAATTTTCAGATTAGCAAAATAGCAGCCATTGGGGCGACGTTACTACTTGTCGGTGTTGGTTTTGTATTCGGCCAGGTCAGCCCTAGTGTGGTTTCTGTAGGCACCGATACAAAAAGCCTTAATTTTGCCAGCCTGCAAGAAACATATGAAATCTTGCAGCGTAAATATGATGGCCAGCTAGATCCGGCGAAGGTGCTTGAGGGTGCCAAAGCGGGGTTGGTGGGGTCAACAGGCGATCCTTACACTGTCTACTTGAACAAAGAGCAGGCGCAGGCGCTGGAGGATGATCTCTCAGGGACGCTTTCAGGTATTGGTGCCGAGGTCGGCATAAAGGGCGGCAAGCTGACTATTATTGCCCCTTTAAGTGGCTCACCGGCTGAGGCGGCCGGGCTCAAACCGGGTGACTATGTCATAAAGGTGGATGAGACAGATACGGCCGGTCTACCGTTAGATGAAGCTGTGAGTAAGATTCGCGGACCGAAAGACACCAAGGTAATGCTTAAGATCATTCGCGGCAATGGCGAGCCGTTCGATATTAATATTACCCGCCAAGTCATTAATGTCTCTAGTGTTAAATCTAGTTTAAAAAACGGTAATATAGGCCATATTCAACTCACGCGGTTTGCAGATGATAGCGGGGAGAAGGTGGCCGAAGCCGCCCGCAGCCTTAAGGCGCAGGGCGCTACCAAATTCATACTCGATATGCGCAATAACCCTGGCGGCTATCTTGCCTCTTCGGTCGATGTCTCTAGCCAGTTCCTACCTGCAGGCAAACTGATAGTGGAGGAAAAGCATGGGCAAAAGGTGCGTGAAAGCCTTAAAAGCCAGAAGGGCGGGGAATTAATTGGAGTGTCGCTCGTGGTACTGATAAACGAAGGCAGCGCCTCAGCCAGTGAGATTGTAGCAGGTGCTTTGCAAGATCATCGGGCTGCCAAGCTAATTGGAGAAAAAACATTTGGCAAAGGCAGCGTGCAGGAGATTATTAAGATCCCTGGAGGAGAGCTGAAGATTACGGTAGCCAGATGGTATACACCAAAGGGCCGCAATATAGACAAAGAGGGTATTAAGCCGGATATTAAGGTTAAACAGACACAGGCCGATTTTGATGCCAGCCGCGATCCGCAGCTGGAGAGAGCCCTGCAGGAATTAAAGTAG